GCCGCTGAGGGCTTGCATCTAGTTAAGTGGTGAGTCATTAATTCGCCGGCAGCGATGGAATCGCTCTCTGGCAGACAACGACGGCAAAGAGATTTTATTCCTCGCTATGACTCTCCCCTCGAATGACTATGGGAGACCATAGTACTCCACTCGAACATCTATGCGAAAGATTTTTATCTGCGATTTTAAGGATGGAGAGACTGGATTGACGCAAATTGTTATCGGCTGGCGAAATAGCCGGAGCGGACCTCAACACGATCTACGCGATCGGGCATTTGAAGTTCAATCGCATGGAACGCGCCATCGTGCTTAAGATTAGCTGGCGTATAGATAAGCCGGTATTGGTTCCGCATCGCCGATTCAATCATTTTCAGGTCATTCCAGATTGCATCCGGTGTCTCGTCAGCTTGAAACACACGCCCACCGGTATTGGCGGCAAGGTCCGCCAGGGTCTTCGGTCCGGTTGAGTCTGGAGAAACGCTCGAGCGAACCCGAAAAGCGTAGATCACAGTGTTGCTATGCTGGCAGGCCCGCAGAGCTGACTCAAGCGATGTCAGCCCGGCATTATCCTCGCCATCGGAAAACAGGAGAATGAAGTTCCCTGTCGCTGACGGATCTGCATTCTTTAGATCGTAGGCACAGGCGCGAAAGATCGCGCTGAAGATCGCCGTTCCCCGGAGAGAGCTCATCGCTCCCAGGTGCACATTCTGGATCGTTTGCGATAAAGACGATGGATCGCCGGTCCACTGTGAGGCAGTGTTTGCCGCATAAGCGAAATCAATCGCAATAGCCTGGTCCGATCCCTGCCGGAAGATACGTTCCGCGAAGCGCTGTGCGATGCGCTTACTGACCGGCAAAGCTTGCTGCATCGATCCGCTCGTGTCGATCAGGATCGCAGCCCGAATGGGTCGATTGACCACGGAGTCGAAGCTGACGATCCTGCGCGGAAGCGAGCCGTTATCGAGAAGGCGCACTTCATTGCCTTTGAGGTCGTTTACCGGAAGTCCGTGGCTATCAAGTACGTGGAAGGTCAGCACAACCTCATCGACAGAGACCTTTAGCGTGTAAGGATTCTGAGATCGATCCTCCGAAGGCGCGGTCTGCGCGCACGTGTGCCATGTGCAGAGTAAGAGAACGTAGGCCGCTATGGACCAGGTCAATGAACAACTACGCATGCTTACCTGAATATCGCAGCAGCCGTGGGAAGGTCGTAGCGATGATGAATAGACGCAAGCCTGCGCATTTCGTCATACCTTACTTTCATTCTTGTCTCCCAAGCATCACCCAGCATACGATGCTGCTCATGAGAAGACTTGCTCCGTTCCTTTCCGCCGTCTTGCTTGCAAATCCGTTTGCCGGCCCGCTGCAGGCTCAAACCTCCACGACACAAAGCGCACAGCAGTTATACGGGCCAAGGGTGACTCTCGATGTATTGAGCGACGTGAAGGGCGCTCAACTCGATGCATATCGCAAGGAACTAGTTTTAGAACTTGAGCATGATCTCTCCGAGAAGCTAACCGCACTCGGAGTTCAATCGAGGGATCAGCAAGAGGTGGAGTTGGTCCTGACGATTGAGTCCGCTGGAAATCTCTCATCATTGCGATTGGGCGCAGGCACGCAGGGTACACCTATGGCAAAAGCCGTTTGGGCGGCAGTAAGGGACGCCAAATACGCGGCGCTTCCACGTGGCCTCAATAATTCGAGCCTCAGAATCAGTGTCCACGTTGTGGCTTCCTGATCGCGCTTGCCGAACTTTATGAGCTTTCAGCTACTCGTCCGCATTGTCGTCGCGACGCTGTTGTGCAGTCGCGTTTGGGCTCAAACATCCCAACCGAAAAGTGACGCCGATTTCTCTCCTCATGAGGTGAGGATGATCCAGGTCGAGCCTGGGCTCAGGCTTGAGGTTCTCGATTGGGGTGGGACAGGCCGGTCTCTTATTCTTCTCGCAGGCATGGGAGACACCGCTCATGCGTTCGATACTTTCGCCCGGAAGCTCAGAACCAACTATCACGTCTACGGAATCACCCGGCGCGGGTTCGGAGCATCGGGCAAACCTGAGTTCGTGACCGCCAACTACAGCGCTACCCGCCTGGGAGATGACGTGATCGCCGTGATCTCGGCGCTTCATATCAATCGGCCGATTTTGGCGGGTCACTCTCTCGCAGGAGAAGAACTCAGCGACATCGGCTTCCATCATCCTGATGTCGTCGCTGGCTTGATCTATCTGGACGCGGGCTACACCTACGCTCTCTACGATCAGGCCCACGGTCAAGTTCTGCTCGACGGCCTGAAGCTGCGAGAGATGTTATCGCAGCTTGTACCGGGCAATATTCCCACAGATGTCCCTAAATCCCTGAATGAAATAGAAGAGCAGCTCAAACTGCTGGAGAGGGAAATTGCGGAGTACCGATCCGAGCTTCCACCTACACCTACCGGTTCAGGTCAGAGGGCGGCGCCACCACCGTATCTGTATGCCATCTTCTCCGGCTTCGAGAATTTCCCCACCATTCACTGCCCGGCGCTTGTGATCTTTGCAGAACCGCATGATTTCGGACCAACACAGGACTACTCAGCATCGAGGGCGGCCTTCGAAGCACGCGACTTGCGTATAACGGAGTACCAGGCCAAAGCATTCGAGTCTCAAGTACCCTCCGCCCACGTCATTCGTATCCCACATGCGAGTCATTACGTATATCGATCACATGAGCAGCGGGTTCTACAAGAGATCGATGCGTTCATCTCTTCCCTTCCAAACTGATCACATTTCAGGTAAACGCTAAATGAAGAGTGCCCCGAATCGGGTGGGAGACGCGGGCTTCAGCCCGCGTTTATTGGCTCTATAAGAAACGGGCTTTAGCCCTGGGCCTTTTTTCTTTATCAGGAAGGAGGCCCAGGGCTAAAGCCCATTTACTTTTACGTCTTTATCAGCGGGCTGAAGCCCGCTGATCCCACCGAGCTCAGCACGCTCTGGTCTACGTTTCCTCGGCTAGTTCGGCGTTGGAGCCTCGACATGCTCTACAACCAGGAACTCCTGAGGCGATTTGCCACGCTCGAGCTTCAGACCAAGCTGTTCCGCTAAGGCAGCCTCAACGGGAAGATAATCCTGTCCTGTCGAAGTGTCGTAGGAGGAGCTCCACTGAAGTTCAAAGTCCCAAAGGCCAGATAAATTGGTGCGGTCAACGACCGGTCCTGGTAGCTGGCCTCCAATCATCTCCGCGAGCCGCTCGATTGTCTGGCCGCGGGCGGCCAAGGCACAGCCGTGCGCAGAACAGGTCTCTCTGATGGCGGGCTGTGTAAGATCGTCTGGATTGTAGCGGCGCTCGTCGCCATCGACGAGTGGTTTCGCCGTCGACCGCCTGAGTTTGGGCTGCTTACCGGTAACGAGTAGAAAGCTGGGCGCCTCGCGCGTTTCGACATGATAACGAAGATGGAATCTGTCCCTGAGGATCTCCTGCATCATCGCTAGTTTGGCCTTTGCCGCCTCGTCATCCGTCATGGATTTGAGCGCTGCGTTTGTTTCTTCGCCGGGCTGTGCATGAATGACATAGATGGCGTGGCGTAGCGAGTCGGGAACGCCCTCGATGTGATCGTACTGAAGGTGAAAAGCCCTGGACAGAAAGCCCTGCAGGCCCCAGTTTGTAAGCTCAAGGCGGCCGTTGTGGACGCCTTCCACGCCGCCATTCACCGTCAAAGACCCATCTCGAGCAACCTGGCCTTCGTGAATTGAAACGACCTCGTAGCGGAACGTAGTTATAGGTTGCTGTGAATATACGTACGCCGACGACAATATCAAAAAGATAGGAAGGATTACTCTGCTCATCAATGCCTCTTCTTCCTGATCGTTCCTGCTAGGAAGCATACAAGACGCCGAAGCATCAGCCCGGCGCAGCAACGCCAGGTATCCGGCACATTGAAGGCCCAAGGGCTCTATAGGTTTCCATGAAGGCCCAGACGAATCACCGCGAATTCCCTCAACTGGACTAATATGCTCAGGGTGCTGAAAGGAGAACCGCATTGACACAGGAGAACTCGGCTATCGTTCGTCGCTTTGCAGAGGAAGTGATCACCCAGGGTCAGATCGATCGAACCGTGGAGTTCGTCTGGGAGGATGTCGTTGAGCAGGTTCCCCTCCCTGGTCAAGGTCCAGGGCTTGAGGGTGTGAAGGACATTATTCAAGCCTTCCGCACTGGCTTCCCCGATCTCGTCTTCTCCGTTTTAGAGCAGATTGCGGAGGGAGAGAAGGTGGTGAGCCGGTTCGAATGGACCGGGACACATCAAGGTGAATTCTTTGGAGTGCCTCCAACGGGAAGGCAGGTCCGGGTATGGGGCATCGTCATCGATCGCCTGGAAAAGGCCCGGATCAAGGACACCCGCATCCTCATGGACACGATGGGATTGATGACGCAACTGGGCGTGATTCCGAGTCGCGCAGCATGAACACGCAATCAGAGAGCCTTCCGCTATGAGTATTTTT
This genomic window from Terriglobus albidus contains:
- a CDS encoding VWA domain-containing protein, with protein sequence MTWSIAAYVLLLCTWHTCAQTAPSEDRSQNPYTLKVSVDEVVLTFHVLDSHGLPVNDLKGNEVRLLDNGSLPRRIVSFDSVVNRPIRAAILIDTSGSMQQALPVSKRIAQRFAERIFRQGSDQAIAIDFAYAANTASQWTGDPSSLSQTIQNVHLGAMSSLRGTAIFSAIFRACAYDLKNADPSATGNFILLFSDGEDNAGLTSLESALRACQHSNTVIYAFRVRSSVSPDSTGPKTLADLAANTGGRVFQADETPDAIWNDLKMIESAMRNQYRLIYTPANLKHDGAFHAIELQMPDRVDRVEVRSGYFASR
- a CDS encoding alpha/beta fold hydrolase, whose translation is MIQVEPGLRLEVLDWGGTGRSLILLAGMGDTAHAFDTFARKLRTNYHVYGITRRGFGASGKPEFVTANYSATRLGDDVIAVISALHINRPILAGHSLAGEELSDIGFHHPDVVAGLIYLDAGYTYALYDQAHGQVLLDGLKLREMLSQLVPGNIPTDVPKSLNEIEEQLKLLEREIAEYRSELPPTPTGSGQRAAPPPYLYAIFSGFENFPTIHCPALVIFAEPHDFGPTQDYSASRAAFEARDLRITEYQAKAFESQVPSAHVIRIPHASHYVYRSHEQRVLQEIDAFISSLPN
- a CDS encoding TIGR03435 family protein — encoded protein: MSRVILPIFLILSSAYVYSQQPITTFRYEVVSIHEGQVARDGSLTVNGGVEGVHNGRLELTNWGLQGFLSRAFHLQYDHIEGVPDSLRHAIYVIHAQPGEETNAALKSMTDDEAAKAKLAMMQEILRDRFHLRYHVETREAPSFLLVTGKQPKLRRSTAKPLVDGDERRYNPDDLTQPAIRETCSAHGCALAARGQTIERLAEMIGGQLPGPVVDRTNLSGLWDFELQWSSSYDTSTGQDYLPVEAALAEQLGLKLERGKSPQEFLVVEHVEAPTPN
- a CDS encoding ester cyclase, whose protein sequence is MTQENSAIVRRFAEEVITQGQIDRTVEFVWEDVVEQVPLPGQGPGLEGVKDIIQAFRTGFPDLVFSVLEQIAEGEKVVSRFEWTGTHQGEFFGVPPTGRQVRVWGIVIDRLEKARIKDTRILMDTMGLMTQLGVIPSRAA